Proteins from one Malaya genurostris strain Urasoe2022 chromosome 2, Malgen_1.1, whole genome shotgun sequence genomic window:
- the LOC131432156 gene encoding myb-like protein D, whose amino-acid sequence NNNNNNNNNNNNNNNNNNNNNNNNNNNNNNNNNNNNNNNNNNNNNNNNNNNNNNNNNNNNNNNNNNNNNNNNNNNNNNNNNNNNNNNNNNNNNNNNNNNNNNNNNNNNNNNNNNNNNNNNNNNNNNNNNNNNNNNNNNNNNNNNNNNNNNNNNNNNNNNNNNNNNNNNNNN is encoded by the coding sequence aataataataataataataataataataataataataataataataataataataataataataataataataataataataataataataataataataataataataataataataataataataataataataataataataataataataataataataataataataataataataataataataataataataataataataataataataataataataataataataataataataataataataataataataataataataataataataataataataataataataataataataataataataataataataataataataataataataataataataataataataataataataataataataataataataataataataataataataataataataataataataataataataataataataataataataataataataataataataataataataataataataataataataataataataataataat
- the LOC131428973 gene encoding uncharacterized protein LOC131428973, protein MTLIASLNRAMEFLDNFNEEQDGLEVSLRLEDLNELRRQLEDVQCTLEEMEMSEEGMAIHQEQRSLFERQFFKIKAGLLSKLPFPGVPIDSQNTLPRGPSAIRGLKLPSISLPEFSGDYKDWRVFYDTFYALIHTNPDLPDIQKFHYLRAAVKGEAAQLIESVDISAADYASTWDTLVNRYSNEYLMKKRRLQALFDIPRMERETAADLHAIVDVFERHVKGLNQMGEPTEAWSTILEHLLCTRLHDDTLKAWEDHASTINQPTYKNLVDFLHRRNRVLESISVNHQQTPPTSLVCSQVSTSKPVGQGNRPNSTHSTSMLKCHACDQRHPLLKCFKFGKMSIDERLNVINSKRLCLNCFRSTHYARDCPSPDNCRVCGRRHHTMIHPAYDENYYRVAQDPRSYRSEQANQAYVHATQCEQDTEDPVLTAATTTNQIDKICCYPVKKRATNIVLPTAIVIIVDCYGKEHFARAILDSASQANLITENMAQLLRLRRTKTNMIVSGVGNNTKLVTESVTTEIRSRKKHFVTNINFIVMEKIIPKLPGQSFSIDHWKIPKDLFLADPEFNRSSTIDLLISNEHFFTFFTSAARLQLSESLPPLVDSVFGWVVSGPVNASEVPSKVLSCNVLATSVESLEEKLERFWKMEELLVRSDYSPQEKECEKFYSRTVSRMPNGRYIVRLPRHSNFNMMLGSSKETAKKRFELLERRLAKNSKLKQDYHQFMEEYLALGHMRIIEDEELEPPSLCYLPHHPVIKASSTTTKVRVVFDASAKTTSGLSLNEALLVGPVVQDPLIAIILRFRTYPVALVADIEKMYRQVLLHSEDTALQRIFWRFQANQPIKTCELLTVTYGMAPSSFLATRTLQQLTKDEGLAYPLGSNALQKGFYVDDFIGGAATTAEAISVRDELIELLAKGGCCLRKWVSNDQRVLNGLTSSQVAAPIEHRFDRDGTVKTLGVCWEPQRDTLRFDSEVQQKSVHPTKRSILSAISQLFDPLGLVSPVIIRAKILMQQLWSLSGGWDDKVPNPVKDKWQNYMLQLRKLSEFRIARYALLPNSKLQLHTFADASEKAYGCCVYARSIDEQGNIRVQLLASKSRVAPLKRVTLPRLELCAADLAAKLHNCVVHALSLNVTSSDFWSDSMVTLQWLKSEPSTWKTFVANRVSEIQSLTQGSSWHHVAGKQNPADLVSRGVEVDDFLSNKLWTNGPDWLVLPENQWPVSVIPEYPEAGNERRREQVVAVLNSRPTHNPIFNLCSSYLRLGRIVAYCLRFIQNVRVKTRSRSGSAIRESPSQLLTVQEISAANTRLVQLAQADSFTEELKDLSSGKTLSKRSHIRSLVPFIDPEGTIRVGGRLKLSEQPYLFKHPALLPHFHPYARLIAKHYHLMLIHGGVRSTLSSMREFYWPVNGRRLIRSVMRSCYQCARASPIPVTQQMGQLPALRVTANKPFAATGIDFAGPLYLKPIHKRAASVKAYICIFICFCTKAVHIELVSDLSTQAFLSALRRFIARRGRPSHIYSDNGKNFEGAKNELDDIRRILLDNQNTIQEACTNEFITWHLNPPKAPHFGGLWEAAI, encoded by the exons ATGACCCTGATAGCATCATTAAATCGAGCGATGGAGTTTTTGGATAATTTCAACGAAGAGCAAGACGGGCTTGAGGTATCACTACGTTTAGAGGATCTCAACGAGCTTCGACGACAATTGGAAGATGTACAATGCACGCTAGAAGAGATGGAAATGAGCGAAGAAGGTATGGCTATTCATCAAGAGCAAAGATCCTTATTCGAGAGGcagtttttcaaaataaagGCTGGCCTATTATCCAAATTACCCTTCCCTGGCGTTCCTATTGATTCGCAAAATACACTCCCTCGGGGTCCTTCCGCAATCAGGGGTCTCAAATTGCCGTCAATATCATTGCCAGAATTTTCCGGAGATTATAAAGACTGGCGTGTATTCTACGACACATTCTATGCATTAATTCACACTAACCCGGATCTTCCAGACATTCAGAAGTTCCATTATCTTAGAGCAGCAGTGAAGGGTGAAGCAGCTCAATTAATCGAATCCGTTGATATCAGTGCCGCTGATTATGCCAGTACGTGGGACACCTTAGTAAATCGCTACTCAAACGAATATCTAATGAAGAAGAGACGTCTACAAGCATTGTTTGATATACCCCGCATGGAACGGGAAACCGCAGCAGATCTTCACGCGATTGTAGACGTTTTCGAGAGGCATGTCAAAGGATTGAACCAAATGGGAGAACCGACTGAGGCATGGAGCACAATTTTGGAGCATTTATTATGCACGCGGCTCCACGATGACACTCTTAAAGCTTGGGAAGATCATGCGTCAACAATTAACCAACCGACATACAAAAATCTAGTCGATTTCCTGCACAGAAGAAATCGTGTTCTAGAGTCCATCTCAGTAAATCATCAACAGACACCACCAACCTCACTTGTATGCTCTCAGGTGTCAACGTCAAAACCTGTAGGTCAAGGAAATCGGCCCAATTCCACTCACAGTACCTCAATGCTTAAATGCCATGCTTGCGATCAACGACATCctcttttgaaatgtttcaaattcgGTAAAATGTCAATTGACGAGCGATTAAACGTCATTAACTCAAAACGATTGTGCTTGAACTGCTTCCGTAGCACTCATTATGCCAGAGACTGTCCTTCGCCAGACAATTGTCGCGTCTGTGGAAGGCGTCACCATACCATGATTCATCCGGCTTATGATGAAAACTACTACCGAGTTGCCCAAGACCCAAGGTCATATAGGTCGGAACAGGCGAATCAGGCCTATGTACATGCTACTCAATGTGAACAAGACACTGAGGATCCGGTTTTAACTGCTGCTACTACTACCAACCAAATCGATAAAATATGTTGCTATCCAGTAAAGAAACGTGCGACGAATATAGTTTTACCCACTGCGATAGTAATAATCGTTGATTGTTATGGAAAAGAGCATTTCGCGCGGgcgattctcgactccgcgtcGCAAGCCAATTTGATAACTGAAAATATGGCTCAACTTTTACGACTTCGGCGCACTAAAACAAACATGATTGTGAGCGGGGTTGGGAATAATACCAAGCTGGTAACAGAGTCTGTCACTACAGAAATCCGTTCCAGAAAGAAACACTTCGTAACCAACATAAATTTTATTGTCATGGAGAAAATTATTCCGAAGCTACCCGGTCAAAGCTTTTCCATTGACCACTGGAAAATTCCGAAGGATTTATTCCTAGCTGATCCCGAATTCAACAGAAGCAGCACAATCGATCTACTGATAAGTAATGAACATTTCTTCACGTTTTTCACGTCCGCTGCCAGATTACAACTTTCCGAGTCGTTGCCACCTTTGGTCGATAGCGTTTTCGGATGGGTCGTGTCGGGTCCCGTGAATGCCAGTGAGGTTCCAAGTAAAGTGCTTTCGTGCAACGTACTCGCCACGTCAGTGGAATCGCTCGAGGAAAAGCTGGAAAGATTCTGGAAGATGGAAGAATTGTTAGTTAGATCCGATTATTCGCCACAGGAGAAGGAATGCGAAAAATTCTACTCTCGAACAGTCTCTCGAATGCCGAACGGACGGTATATAGTTCGACTGCCACGACATTCTAATTTCAACATGATGCTAGGTAGTTCGAAAGAAACGGCCAAAAAACGGTTTGAATTGCTTGAGCGAAGGTTGGCTAAGAATTCAAAATTGAAGCAAGATTATCATCAATTCATGGAGGAGTATCTTGCTCTCGGGCACATGCGTATCATTGAAGACGAGGAACTCGAGCCACCGAGTTTATGTTATCTGCCACATCACCCCGTCATCAAGGCATCAAGCACCACCACTAAAGTAAGGGTGGTATTTGATGCATCGGCAAAAACTACGTCTGGGCTCTCACTCAATGAGGCATTACTCGTAGGTCCCGTAGTACAAGATCCTTTGATTGCTATTATACTGCGATTTCGAACGTATCCCGTGGCTTTAGTAGCTGATATCGAAAAAATGTACCGCCAAGTTTTGCTGCATTCTGAAGACACCGCATTACAACGTATTTTTTGGAGGTTTCAAGCGAACCAGCCGATTAAAACATGTGAATTGCTAACCGTAACGTACGGAATGGCACCCTCTTCCTTCTTGGCCACGCGGACACTTCAGCAACTTACTAAGGATGAGGGACTTGCTTACCCGCTCGGGTCCAACGCTTTGCAAAAGGGTTTTTACGTCGACGACTTCATCGGAGGAGCGGCGACGACTGCAGAAGCAATAAGTGTGCGGGACGAACTCATTGAACTTCTCGCAAAAGGAGGGTGCTGTTTACGAAAATGGGTATCAAACGACCAACGAGTGCTGAATGGTCTAACTTCAAGCCAAGTAGCTGCACCTATTGAACACCGATTTGATAGGGACGGAACGGTTAAAACTCTAGGCGTATGTTGGGAGCCACAAAGAGACACTCTTCGTTTCGACTCTGAAGTACAGCAGAAATCTGTTCATCCAACAAAGCGATCAATTCTCTCCGCCATATCCCAATTGTTTGACCCCTTAGGACTAGTTTCACCGGTGATAATTCGCGCTAAAATATTAATGCAACAGCTTTGGTCGCTATCTGGTGGCTGGGATGACAAAGTTCCAAATCCGGTAAAAGATAAATGGCAAAATTATATGCTACAGTTACGAAAGCTTTCCGAATTCCGCATAGCTCGCTATGCTTTATTACCAAATTCAAAATTGCAATTGCATACCTTCGCAGATGCTTCGGAAAAGGCTTACGGTTGTTGCGTCTATGCACGATCAATCGATGAACAAGGCAATATTCGAGTTCAATTGTTAGCATCCAAATCACGCGTGGCGCCTTTAAAGCGTGTAACACTCCCCCGCCTGGAACTGTGTGCAGCAGATCTAGCTGCTAAGCTACATAACTGTGTAGTCCACGCTCTTAGCTTGAATGTGACATCATCTGACTTTTGGTCGGACTCAATGGTAACACTACAATGGCTAAAATCCGAACCTAGCACATGGAAAACCTTTGTCGCCAACCGAGTATCAGAAATTCAATCTCTTACGCAGGGTTCCTCATGGCATCATGTGGCAGGCAAACAGAACCCAGCTGACTTAGTATCGAGAGGAGTTGAAGTTGATGATTTTCTATCAAATAAGTTATGGACCAATGGACCTGATTGGCTCGTGTTACCCGAGAACCAGTGGCCGGTTTCAGTCATCCCCGAATATCCAGAAGCAGGAAATGAACGCCGAAGAGAGCAAGTGGTGGCGGTACTAAATTCACGCCCTACACACAACCCTATATTCAATCTGTGTTCCTCTTATCTTCGTCTTGGTCGAATAGTTGCATATTGCCTTCGGTTCATCCAAAACGTACGAGTTAAGACTAGATCGCGATCAGGTTCTGCGATTAGAGAATCACCTAGCCAACTGTTGACAGTACAGGAAATATCAGCAGCCAACACTCGTTTGGTGCAATTAGCCCAAGCGGATTCATTCACGGAAGAGTTAAAGGATTTGAGTTCTGGCAAAACCCTTTCAAAACGGTCCCATATTCGCTCCCTTGTTCCATTCATTGATCCGGAAGGTACCATCCGAGTGGGAGGGAGACTAAAGTTATCTGAACAGCCATATCTATTCAAACATCCTGCTCTCCTACCACACTTCCATCCATATGCTCGACTGATAGCCAAGCATTATCACCTTATGTTGATACACGGTGGTGTCCGCTCAACGCTTTCCTCTATGAGAGAATTCTACTGGCCTGTTAATGGGAGAAGATTAATCAGAAGCGTAATGCGAAGTTGTTACCAATGCGCTCGAGCTAGCCCTATTCCCGTCACCCAGCAGATGGGACAGTTACCCGCACTTCGAGTCACCGCTAATAAACCATTCGCAGCAACCGGAATTGACTTTGCCGGTCCATTATATTTAAAACCAATCCATAAACGCGCCGCTTCTGTAAAGGCATACATTTGCATCTTTATATGCTTTTGCACAAAGGCTGTGCACATAGAATTAGTCAGTGACCTCTCGACTCAAGCATTTCTATCTGCCCTTCGCCGATTCATCGCCCGTCGTGGACGGCCGTCCCATATTTACTCCGACAACGGAAAAAACTTCGAAGGCGCGAAAAATGAACTGGATGATATACGTCGTATTTTGCTCGATAATCAGAATACTATTCAAGAGGCTTGCACTAACGAATTTATCACCTGGCATTTAAATCCTCCAAAGGCCCCACATTTTGGTGGTTTATGGGAGGCAGCG ATATGA